CACTCATCTAGCTAAAGACCAACTGGTTAGGGTTTTTTCGCGCTCTCTTTCGTCTGCATCGTAAGCGAGTTTTAATAGCGTTGCAGATAGCCCTCGCAATGACGACTGTCGTTCCTATCTCCGAAGAAGATCCGACGCTCTCCGTTGTCCGCTTCACCTCTGAGCTTGCTTGGGCCGACGCGGGTCCTGAGGTATCTATGTTTTCATATATGTTTGTATTTGATATATCTAAGATTAGGCAAGTTTGTGTATCTTACTTCGTGCCTCCGTCGTCGTTGGTTTGGAAAATTTTACTGGTACAAGTTCTTCTATGAATCGGCTTGTGATTTCGTAGTGAACATTTTATGTAATGGATTTGGTCTGTGAGTTTCATTGAGTGAataaaggaatttttttttaaaaacaaaataataagatCGCGAACTTGCATCGCACTGCTTTTGTATGTTTTGTGCTGCCTCCATCGTTGATGACTCATTGCATATTTATTTGAGGAAGTGCATGCCTATTGCCGTAATGTGCTAATTATTCTGAACTAAAATTCAGAAATTCTACATAAAGTTAAGAAAATACGGTGCCCAGTTCCTCTGCTTGCCGGATCAGGAAACAAACCTTTAGTTTGCGTGGTAACTGTTTAGAAAAATGCCCTTTTTTACCTTAAAGGGGAGAATATTTCTCATTGATATGAAATTTGGATATTTTTCTTGGGTAATTTGCATGTGATTTTTAAACGAGTTTAATTTGGTATTATATGCCGCTCAGGTTGCAGAGCGACAAGTTTCTAGGCTTTGTGTCGAAGCACAAGAATGCATGGTGATGGGCAGATGGTTGGACTTGGCCTCTTTAATGCTCACTTCAGCCGACTTGATATTTTCCAACTCAAAGGTGTCAGAGAAAGGTATCTATCTTATTTTGTTCTTCAAATTTTGTAATTTCTTTGTCTAAGAAAGTTGATTGGAGGGATAATTGTTGTGCAGAATTAGAGAAAGTGAAACTATAGTTCATGCTATGTCACTTGAACCTTTATAACTTCTTATTCCTGTTTATAAGAGTGAGGATTATGTAACAGTTTTTTGCACTCTGGCATGTTCAGATGTTAATGATGAATTTTGCATTTTTACGTGAATGATTTGAGTTACTGATGCCAGAAAAATGTGCACACTTTAGAATCCTGGTGACTGTCTTTTTCTTTAGTTTATAGATTCTGGTTGACATTGTCTTGGGTGTTCTTGCAGATGGCATGTGATTGTGATTAGTGATTATATGTGTAAACATAATAGGTTTCATGTTTGTTATTAGCTCATTGGTTCTTACTtgtataaacatgatgcatttGTTATTTATTATGCCAGATCTTGAGTGTATCTTCACTGTTATTTGTGATCTCGTCTCCAAGTCTGGAAGTCCAGATGAAGCACTTGAGATGGCAAAACTTATATGCGGAAAAATTATTCTGCAGCCAACTGACAAGCCTGCATTGCGATTGAAGATGTAATGTGAAATCATAAATGCAATCCAGTTTTagctaataaatttttgaaagcaTTGTCTTATGTTGCCTCTTTTACTAGCTTATTCAATCTGTACAATCTGCTGGAGGATGCATACAGCCGGTTCTATGTTTACATGAGGGCTCTAAATTTGGCAGTGAGCGGAAAAGTCATGGAGCATATCATACCTTCTTTTAAAACGATTGATAGTTTCTTGAAAGAGTGGAATCTTGATGTGAAGGATCAGAGAGATCTTTTTCTTGGCATTTCTAATGTACTGAGAGAGAATAAGAGGTATAATAGGAGAATACAGTCTGAAAGTGAATTTAACTTTCATCTATTTAATGTCCATTGTTTAGTCTTGTTTTTGACATTCAGTGAACCTCTTTTATGGTATTTCCAGCTCAGGAAAGGATTCTTTCAAATTCCTAACCAAGTATTTAGCAACCTTCTCGGGTGAGGATGCATATGCAATGGCTGAAGCCAAGGAGGAAGCTGTGCGCACAATTATCGTATTTGTCAAGGCACCTGACATATTTCAGGTATGTCTCACTGGATTTTGAAGATATGTTATGAGTTTCTGTATTTCTCCTTCTGTTCACTCTTAACTGGACCTTATAGGctaaattgatgttttaaatGCAAATAGTAATGTGTTGATCATGTTGGAAGAAGGCCAAATCATCTAAAAAGCATTTAAGGCTTTCACAGACCATTTTAAAGTTTAATCCCTCATCAGTTATGTCTGGCCTTGTAAATGCTTATCTCGGTGTACTTTTTATGGTCGTTTGAATGTGGTTAAACATGCTTGACCTAGACGGAAATGCTTTTGATCTAGAAATTGGTGTACCATGTATATTGGATTTTGgcaatattttttttccattttatgTTTCTAAAATGTGGC
This is a stretch of genomic DNA from Manihot esculenta cultivar AM560-2 chromosome 2, M.esculenta_v8, whole genome shotgun sequence. It encodes these proteins:
- the LOC110610116 gene encoding eukaryotic translation initiation factor 3 subunit M, which produces MTTVVPISEEDPTLSVVRFTSELAWADAGPEVAERQVSRLCVEAQECMVMGRWLDLASLMLTSADLIFSNSKVSEKDLECIFTVICDLVSKSGSPDEALEMAKLICGKIILQPTDKPALRLKILFNLYNLLEDAYSRFYVYMRALNLAVSGKVMEHIIPSFKTIDSFLKEWNLDVKDQRDLFLGISNVLRENKSSGKDSFKFLTKYLATFSGEDAYAMAEAKEEAVRTIIVFVKAPDIFQCDLLGMPAVEQLEKDAKYALVYQLLNIFLTQRLDAYLEFHAANSALLKSYGLVHEDCISKMRLMSLVDLASDGSGRIQYNLIQDTLRINNDEVELWVVKAITARLINCKMDQMNQVVLVSTCIDRVFRQHHWLKLRAKLATWRGNISNVIDTIQANKITEDGSLAMQGLMIR